AAACCGTTCCACCATGCGTTGGGCCGCCGTGCTTGTGGCGGTACATATTGCGCTCGCCCTTATGAGTATGCGCGGGCTCTCGCTCACATGGGATGAGCCCAGCTACATCGGCGCCGGCTATCAGTTGTTTAAAACCGGGAATCCGCAGATCATCCCCCTGCAGCTTCACCCGCCGCTCTCGTATTACGTCAATAGCGCATTGCTCCTGCCGCTCCAGCTCGATGCCGACCGGTTCGGCGGCGATCAATACATTCATCGCGAATACGCAGGCTTGCCGCTGATTTTCGAAACCGATTACCCGCCGGCCCTGCTCATGTTCCTTTCGCGGGTCCCCTTTGTTTTATTGTCGGCTCTGCTCGCGATCTTGTTGTGGCAGTGGAGCCGAAAACTCTACGGCGACTCCGCCGGCCTGCTGACATTGTTCTTGTACACGCTTTCCCCGCTCGTCCTCGCCAACTGCAGACTGGCGACTCCGGACATCGTGCTCGCGCTGACATCAACCGCCGCATTCTTCAGTTTTCATCAATATCTCCTTCAACCATCGAAAACACGCGGGGGAGTGACCGGCATACTTCTCGGGCTCGCGCTTCTCTCAAAATTCACGGCGCTGCTCCTCATCCCGGCTTTCATATTTGTCGCCGTCGTATATCGCGTGAGGCATGATGAGTCTGAGAGGAAAAACAAACCAATAGACGCGCTCTCGGGGGTGGCGCTCATTTGTTGCATAGCCTTTATCGTAGTCTGGGCCGGCTACGGATTTCAGTTCGCCGTCCCGTTCGTTCCCGAATGGCTTGAACCCGAAGCTGACAGATTGATGGAGGAAAAACCCTTCTGGCGGATGGTGGGACTGCTTCAAGCACGAGATATTGCCATACCTGCCTATTCTTATCTATTGGGAATATATACTCAGCTCGCGGCTGCGAAAGGATGGGAAAATAATTTCCTGTTCGGACACGTTTCCCGGAGCGGCTGGTGGTATTTCTATTGGGTCGCATTCTTCCTGAAGAATACGATTCCATTTCTCGTTTTTTTGGCGGCGGGGCTGCTTACCCGGCAAAGGCCTTCCCCCCGGCCTGCCGCCGAGCGACTGCTCCTGTACTTGATTGTGCCGATGGTAATCTTTTTCTCGCTGCCAACCAAAATCAATATCGGCGTGAGATACCTTCTCCCGCTGCTGCCGTTGTTGACGATTATAGCCGGCAAGGCGATTTTAGCTTTCGGCTTTGGCCCATCAAACGAATCACAGAACGACTCGTCGACGGAAACTGCTCCACAGACTACCAGTGCTGTGCACCGCTTCGGGGGCGGCCGTGGAGCCGCCTTCGCGGCATTATGCGTCTGGCAAATCGCGGCCATCGCATGGATTCACCCGAACTATTTGGCCTATTTCAACGAATTCGCCGGCGGACCCTCGCATGGATACAAGTTTCTGGTCGATTCGAACCTCGACTGGGGACAGGACCTCGGACGGCTCGCAGACTATTTGAAGGAAAATAATGTGGCGGATGCAAGAATCCGATATTTCGGGCCGCCCGGCGTGCTGAAGTATTATGGGCTCGAATGGGTCGATCCCAATGAATGCGGGCCTGCTCCCGGCACATGGGCTGTCAGCGCCACATACCTGCAGGGGCTGTATCTGAACGATAACGATTGCTACCGCTGGCTGAGGAAGATGCAGCCGGAACACATCATCGGATATTCGATCTTCATCTATAATGTGACGGAT
This region of Candidatus Abyssobacteria bacterium SURF_5 genomic DNA includes:
- a CDS encoding phospholipid carrier-dependent glycosyltransferase, whose product is MKASLKNRSTMRWAAVLVAVHIALALMSMRGLSLTWDEPSYIGAGYQLFKTGNPQIIPLQLHPPLSYYVNSALLLPLQLDADRFGGDQYIHREYAGLPLIFETDYPPALLMFLSRVPFVLLSALLAILLWQWSRKLYGDSAGLLTLFLYTLSPLVLANCRLATPDIVLALTSTAAFFSFHQYLLQPSKTRGGVTGILLGLALLSKFTALLLIPAFIFVAVVYRVRHDESERKNKPIDALSGVALICCIAFIVVWAGYGFQFAVPFVPEWLEPEADRLMEEKPFWRMVGLLQARDIAIPAYSYLLGIYTQLAAAKGWENNFLFGHVSRSGWWYFYWVAFFLKNTIPFLVFLAAGLLTRQRPSPRPAAERLLLYLIVPMVIFFSLPTKINIGVRYLLPLLPLLTIIAGKAILAFGFGPSNESQNDSSTETAPQTTSAVHRFGGGRGAAFAALCVWQIAAIAWIHPNYLAYFNEFAGGPSHGYKFLVDSNLDWGQDLGRLADYLKENNVADARIRYFGPPGVLKYYGLEWVDPNECGPAPGTWAVSATYLQGLYLNDNDCYRWLRKMQPEHIIGYSIFIYNVTDEDLSDIG